Proteins co-encoded in one Actinomycetes bacterium genomic window:
- a CDS encoding class I SAM-dependent methyltransferase, translating into MEPIDCPLCGASGAETVWHEDGYDLVRCGTCDLVYVGNPPDEAEIAQLYSFDGGFHTQLADDSDSASSATDANARHHLDVIEATQSPGRLLDVGCATGRFLDVARKRGWTVEGVELNDDTAEIARGSGLSVTTGTLDSLDAGAAFDAITMWDVIEHVPDPLSLLRDAHRLLAPGGRLWLATPNVDGLFPTAALKVAPRVGKWPHPEPPYHLCQFSERTLRQALGRAGFGRVDVTHERIPLGYTFGSRQQLLSQPKRLAYSAVFAPLALAGPKIRRGDTMIVSARA; encoded by the coding sequence GTGGAACCCATCGACTGCCCGCTGTGCGGTGCGAGCGGCGCCGAGACGGTGTGGCATGAGGACGGCTATGACCTGGTTCGCTGTGGCACCTGTGACCTCGTCTACGTGGGCAACCCACCCGATGAGGCCGAGATCGCCCAGCTCTACTCCTTCGACGGCGGATTCCACACCCAGTTGGCCGACGACTCCGACAGCGCCAGCTCGGCCACCGACGCCAACGCCCGGCACCACCTCGACGTGATCGAGGCCACCCAGAGCCCTGGACGCCTGCTCGACGTGGGCTGTGCGACCGGTCGCTTCCTCGACGTTGCCCGCAAGCGCGGCTGGACGGTCGAGGGCGTGGAGCTCAACGACGACACGGCCGAGATCGCCCGTGGCAGCGGCCTGAGCGTCACGACAGGCACGCTTGACAGCCTCGACGCCGGCGCCGCATTCGACGCCATCACCATGTGGGACGTCATCGAACACGTCCCCGACCCTCTCAGCCTCCTTCGCGACGCCCACAGGCTGCTCGCACCCGGCGGCCGGCTGTGGCTCGCCACCCCCAACGTGGACGGCCTTTTCCCAACCGCGGCACTGAAGGTGGCGCCGCGCGTCGGCAAGTGGCCCCACCCCGAGCCGCCCTACCACCTGTGCCAGTTCTCCGAGCGCACGCTGCGCCAGGCCCTCGGCCGCGCGGGCTTCGGACGCGTCGACGTGACCCATGAACGCATACCGCTCGGCTACACCTTCGGGTCGCGCCAGCAGCTTCTCTCCCAACCGAAGCGGCTGGCCTACAGCGCCGTGTTCGCTCCGCTGGCCCTGGCCGGGCCGAAGATCCGCCGTGGCGACACGATGATCGTGTCCGCCCGCGCCTGA
- a CDS encoding DUF4202 domain-containing protein produces the protein MAEPVPQPAAGELTSEQFDAVIAAIDEANSADPNVLTHGARRGPKELVHAEMMTEWVHRLSDAPDQAQLVAARAHHLCRWEHPRADYDEGRAGYRRWRAAAKKAHAEAVAGILEAHGAPAGFIDRVQRTIRKDGLGADPSVQLHEDALCLVFLETQLDDLVESLGEQRATEVLGSTLRKMTPAGVAAAGTIELSEMGRSTLSCAIDAVNGPQSQ, from the coding sequence ATGGCTGAGCCGGTGCCGCAGCCTGCGGCCGGCGAACTGACGTCGGAGCAGTTCGACGCCGTGATCGCTGCCATCGACGAGGCCAACTCGGCCGACCCCAACGTGCTCACACACGGCGCTCGCAGAGGGCCCAAGGAACTCGTGCACGCCGAGATGATGACCGAGTGGGTCCACAGACTCTCGGACGCTCCCGACCAGGCCCAGCTCGTGGCTGCCAGGGCACACCATTTGTGTCGCTGGGAGCATCCGCGTGCCGACTATGACGAGGGGCGCGCCGGCTACCGACGTTGGCGGGCGGCCGCCAAGAAGGCTCACGCTGAGGCGGTCGCGGGGATCCTCGAGGCCCACGGGGCACCGGCCGGCTTCATCGACCGGGTCCAGCGCACGATCCGCAAGGACGGCCTCGGCGCCGACCCGTCAGTGCAGCTCCACGAGGACGCACTCTGCCTCGTGTTCCTCGAGACCCAGCTCGACGACCTCGTCGAGTCGCTGGGGGAGCAGCGGGCCACCGAAGTGCTCGGTTCGACCCTGCGCAAGATGACCCCGGCGGGTGTTGCCGCTGCCGGTACCATCGAGTTGAGCGAGATGGGTCGATCTACCCTGTCGTGTGCGATTGATGCAGTGAATGGGCCTCAATCCCAATAG
- the der gene encoding ribosome biogenesis GTPase Der, with protein MVSPFARRWAAGGKPAWRPRGAQVADDRLIDPSVPTVAIVGRPNVGKSTLLNRIVGRRLAIVEEKPGVTRDRLAVAADWRGREFTLVDTGGWLAGGSSLDKKVSAQSEAALADADVVVMLVDSTVGVTDEDDRVATLLRGMGKPVLLAANKVDDEVHEAAVWDLLALGLGEPVAVSALHGRGTGDLLDQVVDVLDGLEPPADEGGHGDNDSALSGGSEGVPEPIVSVSLVGRPNVGKSTLFNRLTGEDRAVVHDMPGTTRDSVDTVVDTDAGPIRFVDTAGMRRKSRIDEGTEYFSMVRALRSVDTADVAMLVIDATEGVTHQDQRLAERVDGAGCPVLVVLNKWELLDAEARADVDTQVTRKLHFLGEPSVLKISALSGKGVHRLLPALSGSIDAYRTRIPTRDVNDALRRAQQAQPAPHGGRVLYATQGATDPPTFTLFTNKELPASYLRYLERSLREAFDLGGTPLKLRVRRRG; from the coding sequence ATGGTGTCGCCCTTCGCGAGGCGCTGGGCGGCAGGCGGGAAGCCGGCGTGGCGGCCGAGGGGAGCGCAGGTGGCTGACGACCGCCTCATCGACCCCTCCGTGCCCACCGTTGCGATCGTGGGGCGCCCGAATGTGGGCAAGTCCACGCTGCTCAACCGCATAGTGGGGCGGCGCCTCGCGATCGTGGAGGAAAAGCCGGGGGTCACCCGCGACCGGCTCGCGGTCGCCGCCGACTGGCGCGGTCGCGAGTTCACCCTCGTCGACACCGGTGGCTGGCTCGCCGGCGGCAGCTCGCTCGACAAGAAGGTGTCGGCCCAGTCGGAGGCGGCCCTGGCCGATGCTGATGTGGTCGTGATGCTGGTCGACTCGACAGTCGGCGTGACCGACGAGGACGACCGGGTCGCCACGTTGCTGCGCGGCATGGGCAAACCAGTGCTGCTCGCAGCCAACAAGGTCGACGACGAGGTGCACGAAGCTGCGGTTTGGGACCTGCTGGCGCTTGGTCTCGGCGAACCGGTGGCGGTGTCCGCACTGCACGGCCGGGGCACGGGCGACCTGCTCGACCAGGTCGTCGATGTGCTCGACGGGCTCGAGCCCCCGGCCGACGAGGGCGGGCACGGCGACAACGACTCCGCGCTGAGCGGCGGATCGGAGGGAGTGCCCGAGCCGATCGTCTCGGTGTCGCTCGTGGGTAGGCCGAATGTGGGCAAGTCGACCCTGTTCAATCGGCTCACCGGCGAGGACCGGGCCGTCGTGCACGACATGCCGGGAACGACCCGCGACTCGGTGGACACCGTGGTCGACACCGATGCCGGGCCGATCCGCTTCGTCGACACCGCCGGGATGCGCCGCAAGTCGCGCATCGATGAGGGCACCGAGTACTTCTCGATGGTGCGCGCGTTGCGTTCTGTCGACACCGCAGATGTGGCCATGCTCGTGATCGACGCCACCGAAGGGGTCACCCACCAGGACCAGCGGCTCGCCGAGCGGGTCGACGGGGCCGGCTGCCCCGTGCTGGTGGTGCTCAACAAGTGGGAGCTGCTCGACGCCGAGGCGCGCGCCGACGTGGACACCCAGGTCACCCGCAAGCTCCATTTCCTTGGAGAACCCTCAGTGCTCAAGATCTCGGCGCTGTCGGGCAAGGGGGTGCACCGACTGCTGCCGGCGCTGTCTGGCTCGATCGATGCCTACCGAACGCGGATCCCCACCCGGGACGTGAACGATGCGCTTCGCCGCGCGCAGCAGGCCCAGCCTGCACCCCATGGAGGCAGGGTGCTGTATGCCACCCAGGGCGCCACCGATCCGCCAACGTTCACACTGTTCACCAACAAGGAGCTGCCGGCCAGCTACCTGCGCTACCTGGAGCGGAGTCTCCGTGAGGCGTTCGACCTGGGCGGCACCCCGCTGAAGCTGCGCGTGAGGCGCCGCGGGTGA
- a CDS encoding DUF512 domain-containing protein: MRNALVSSVAPGSPAAAAGLEPGDELLSVSGRPVRDVIEYRWLTDEPEVDLEVRRGGIELDFEVHKEPGTPLGVEIDSPVFDEVRTCDNHCEFCFIYQLPPDMRRSLYLKDDDYRLSFLYGNFTTLTRFTEADLERVVTEGLSPLYVSIHSTDPDLRSEMLRNRRGAMSLRWLRALLEAGVEVHGQVVVCPGRNDGEALDATFLGILDEYPELADVAVVPLGVSRHSTEPAMRAHTEAEAKEVVAQVEAARAMFREAIGRPMVHAADEYYLLAGMPFPAAEEYGDFGMHEDGIGMARAFELEFAGAVDRGIGTQPGFFDWVDGAPAAGYRAPRAAEATTTPVQIGSPRRGATAVLTGTYGAAVLEPLVATLDRDDVRVVAVGNDYFGGNIGVTGLMVGEDVARVLADQPEGDRYLLPDVCLSRGVFLDGMSPDDLPRPVEVVATDGVALREALGGRREAGVAAEGSAGG; this comes from the coding sequence GTGCGCAACGCCCTCGTCTCCTCGGTCGCGCCCGGTTCTCCCGCCGCAGCCGCAGGCCTGGAGCCGGGCGACGAACTTCTGTCGGTCAGTGGCCGGCCCGTGCGCGACGTGATCGAGTACCGGTGGCTGACCGACGAGCCCGAAGTCGACCTCGAGGTGCGACGCGGGGGCATCGAGCTCGACTTCGAGGTCCACAAGGAGCCGGGCACGCCGTTGGGTGTCGAGATCGACTCACCGGTGTTCGACGAGGTGCGCACGTGTGACAACCACTGCGAGTTCTGCTTCATCTACCAGCTGCCGCCCGACATGCGCCGCAGCCTGTACCTCAAGGACGACGACTACCGCCTTTCGTTCCTCTACGGGAACTTCACCACACTCACCCGCTTCACCGAGGCAGACCTTGAACGGGTCGTCACAGAGGGGCTGTCGCCGCTGTACGTATCGATCCACAGCACGGACCCCGACCTGCGCTCGGAGATGCTGCGCAACCGCCGCGGTGCGATGAGCCTCCGGTGGCTGCGGGCACTGCTCGAAGCCGGTGTGGAGGTGCACGGCCAGGTGGTGGTTTGCCCCGGCCGCAACGACGGCGAGGCCCTGGACGCCACGTTCCTCGGCATCCTGGACGAGTACCCGGAGTTGGCCGACGTGGCGGTGGTGCCCCTCGGGGTGAGTCGGCACAGCACCGAGCCCGCGATGCGGGCCCACACCGAGGCCGAGGCGAAGGAGGTCGTGGCCCAGGTCGAGGCGGCTCGGGCGATGTTCCGCGAGGCGATCGGACGGCCGATGGTGCACGCAGCCGACGAGTACTACCTGCTGGCCGGCATGCCGTTCCCCGCTGCTGAGGAGTACGGCGACTTCGGCATGCACGAGGACGGCATCGGCATGGCCCGTGCCTTCGAGCTGGAGTTCGCCGGCGCGGTCGACCGCGGCATCGGCACGCAGCCGGGATTCTTCGATTGGGTGGATGGCGCACCTGCCGCCGGCTACCGCGCTCCACGCGCCGCTGAGGCGACCACCACCCCCGTGCAGATCGGCTCGCCACGGCGTGGTGCAACCGCAGTTCTCACCGGCACCTACGGTGCCGCGGTGCTGGAACCGCTGGTGGCCACCCTCGATCGTGACGACGTCCGGGTGGTTGCCGTGGGCAACGACTACTTCGGCGGCAACATCGGAGTCACCGGCCTGATGGTCGGCGAGGACGTTGCACGGGTGTTGGCCGACCAGCCCGAGGGCGACCGCTACCTGTTGCCGGACGTGTGCCTGTCACGTGGCGTGTTCCTCGACGGCATGTCACCGGACGACCTGCCGCGGCCGGTGGAGGTGGTGGCGACCGATGGTGTCGCCCTTCGCGAGGCGCTGGGCGGCAGGCGGGAAGCCGGCGTGGCGGCCGAGGGGAGCGCAGGTGGCTGA
- a CDS encoding acyl-CoA carboxylase subunit beta encodes MLRAAVARARAGNLERGAEKLAAQNKLWVRARIDLLCDPGSFVEDQLLANAPYTENHDPNLPADGVITGVGEVDGRPVCVMANDPTVKAGSWGARTVEKIVRLTETALRDELPVVWLVDSAGARITDQVELFPGRRGAGRIFANQIRLSGMVPQVCCLFGPSAAGGAYIPSFCDIVIMVEGNASMYLGSPRMAEMVIGEQATLEETGGARMHATVSGCGDNLAVDDEDAIEQAREYLSYVPQRWTEDLPSYAPHPPGRDLDDSIVPEEETAGYDMHDVIDGLVDADSFFEIKPQFAPELIVGLGLLEGRPVGVLANNPMHKGGVLFVDSADKAARFIWLCDAFGIPLVFLADVPGFMIGTQVERQGIIRHGAKMITAVTEATVPKVSVIVRKAYGAGLYAMCGPAFDPVATIALPPAKIAVMGPEAAVNAVFANKIAAIEDEAEREAFVAEQRRIYEEDVDLLRLASELVIDGLVEWEDLRDEVNQRLTRASGKDRTFSHRRHGVPPV; translated from the coding sequence ATGCTGCGGGCCGCCGTGGCCCGTGCGCGCGCAGGCAACCTGGAGCGGGGCGCCGAGAAGTTGGCTGCGCAGAACAAGCTGTGGGTCCGCGCCCGCATCGACCTGCTCTGTGATCCCGGCTCGTTCGTCGAGGACCAGCTGCTCGCCAACGCTCCCTACACCGAGAACCACGACCCCAACCTCCCGGCCGACGGTGTGATCACAGGAGTCGGCGAGGTCGATGGCCGCCCGGTGTGTGTGATGGCCAACGACCCCACGGTGAAGGCCGGTTCGTGGGGTGCCCGCACGGTTGAGAAGATCGTGCGGCTCACCGAGACCGCGCTGCGCGACGAGCTGCCCGTGGTGTGGCTGGTCGACTCTGCCGGAGCCCGCATCACCGACCAGGTGGAGTTGTTCCCGGGTCGCCGTGGTGCCGGGCGCATCTTCGCCAACCAGATCCGCCTGTCGGGCATGGTGCCCCAGGTGTGCTGTCTGTTCGGTCCGTCAGCGGCCGGTGGCGCCTACATCCCGAGCTTCTGCGACATCGTGATCATGGTCGAGGGCAACGCCTCGATGTACCTCGGTTCGCCCCGCATGGCCGAGATGGTGATCGGTGAGCAGGCCACACTCGAGGAGACCGGCGGCGCCCGCATGCACGCCACCGTGTCCGGATGTGGTGACAACCTCGCGGTCGACGACGAGGATGCGATCGAGCAGGCGCGGGAGTACCTGTCGTACGTGCCCCAGCGCTGGACCGAGGACCTGCCGAGCTACGCACCGCACCCTCCGGGCCGTGATCTGGATGACTCGATCGTGCCGGAGGAGGAGACCGCCGGCTACGACATGCACGACGTGATCGACGGTCTGGTCGACGCGGATTCGTTCTTCGAGATCAAGCCGCAGTTCGCCCCCGAGTTGATCGTCGGCCTCGGCCTGCTCGAAGGCCGTCCCGTCGGCGTGCTCGCCAACAACCCGATGCACAAGGGCGGGGTCCTCTTCGTCGACTCCGCCGACAAGGCGGCACGTTTCATCTGGCTGTGTGACGCCTTCGGGATCCCTCTCGTGTTCCTGGCCGATGTGCCCGGTTTCATGATCGGCACCCAGGTTGAGCGCCAGGGCATCATCCGCCACGGCGCCAAGATGATCACCGCCGTGACCGAGGCAACCGTGCCGAAGGTGTCGGTGATCGTGCGCAAGGCCTACGGCGCCGGGCTCTACGCGATGTGTGGCCCGGCGTTCGACCCGGTCGCCACGATCGCCCTGCCGCCGGCGAAGATCGCCGTGATGGGCCCCGAGGCTGCGGTCAACGCCGTGTTCGCCAACAAGATCGCCGCGATCGAGGACGAGGCCGAGCGCGAAGCCTTCGTGGCAGAGCAGCGGCGCATCTACGAAGAAGACGTCGACCTGCTCCGCCTGGCCTCCGAGCTGGTGATCGACGGGCTCGTGGAGTGGGAGGACCTACGCGACGAGGTCAACCAGCGACTCACCCGTGCCTCGGGCAAGGACCGCACGTTCTCGCACCGACGACACGGCGTGCCGCCCGTCTGA